The following coding sequences lie in one Desulfatiglans sp. genomic window:
- a CDS encoding tetratricopeptide repeat protein, translating into MAYVNRGIAYYQRSSFSNAINDFSKTIELDNREPGVYLLRGNAYYSKREYRQAINDYNKALEINPDYYAAYNYRSDLYSMMGNMVEYKNDRIMAEKLNLSIHNAQVESRALMYLRETLGHRVDRSSHTECSNCDSSWAEITRGSY; encoded by the coding sequence TTGGCATACGTAAACAGGGGCATTGCCTATTATCAGAGAAGCAGCTTCAGCAATGCTATTAACGACTTTTCAAAGACGATTGAACTGGATAACAGAGAACCAGGGGTTTACCTGCTTCGCGGCAATGCATATTACAGTAAACGCGAATACAGGCAGGCAATTAATGACTATAATAAGGCGCTGGAAATAAACCCTGATTACTATGCAGCATATAATTATAGATCTGATCTATATTCCATGATGGGCAATATGGTTGAATATAAAAACGATAGGATTATGGCCGAGAAGTTGAATCTATCCATACATAATGCACAAGTGGAATCCAGAGCTTTAATGTACTTAAGGGAGACATTAGGGCATCGTGTAGATAGAAGCAGCCATACTGAATGTAGCAATTGTGATAGTTCATGGGCGGAAATAACACGGGGGTCATATTAA
- a CDS encoding tetratricopeptide repeat protein — protein MNDYTKAIEINPDDVTAYNNRGLAYANMGEHEQAIKDYNVAIKRAPEKISAYINRGNAYYSRQSYRRPFPIIPGLLK, from the coding sequence ATAAATGATTACACGAAGGCGATAGAGATAAACCCTGATGATGTTACAGCCTACAATAACCGTGGGCTGGCATATGCGAATATGGGAGAACATGAACAGGCTATAAAGGACTATAATGTGGCTATAAAGAGAGCTCCTGAAAAGATCAGTGCGTACATTAACCGGGGCAATGCCTATTACTCAAGACAATCGTATCGAAGGCCATTTCCGATTATTCCAGGGCTATTAAAATAA
- the secA gene encoding preprotein translocase subunit SecA, with protein MIGDLIKKIFGSKNDRELKRIQPIVESINSHEPFFKSLTDEQLREKTGEFKDRLKNGATLEEILPEAFAAVREASVRVLNMRHYDVQLIGGIVLHEGCISEMKTGEGKTLAATLPLYLNALTGRGVHLITVNDYLAKRDAEWMGGIYGMLGLSIGVIVHGMTDKERKDAYACDITYGTNNEFGFDYLRDNMKFDMNDLVQRDYYYAIVDEVDSILIDEARTPLIISGPVEHSENKIYMEAKPLVISLKRKQSAVIRTMLSDAKERLNKGDADEETIQILLRVKRGDPKNPGFLDLLAKNHSLGKRIDNEESAMRSQKILPELDKELYCIIDERGNSVELTEKGIKYLSESGAGDFSLPDIEEESYNVRENKELSDLEKAERLRELEANFMRTSELLHATQQLIKAYWLFEKDVQYVIKDDEVVIVDEFTGRMMPGRRWSDGLHQAVEAKEGVKVAEENQTLATITFQNFFRMYEKLAGMTGTADTEAGEFHNIYKLGVMVIPTNKGMIRKDFPDVIYKTEREKYNAVVEEIKELYEKGQPVLVGTISIEKSEVLSKMLKRAGVPHEVLNAKHHQKEAEIIAKAGQYKTVTISTNMAGRGTDIVLGEGVKELGGLHILGTERHESRRIDNQLRGRAGRQGDPGSSRFYLSLEDDLLRIFGSDRISSIMERLGMEEGEPIEANLISRAIENAQKKVEAHNFDMRKHLLEYDDVMNKHREIIYSQRRNILKGEGIDELINDMIEGKIETLVAEHSDPKAYPEDWNIQGLIEGAIRFFGVRPRISVDDIGKEEFDALTPQSLTGLIMKQVKDAHEARMAGIKIDQLQSVQRIIMLQILDKEWLRHLQDMDHLKEGIGLRGYAQQDPLKEYKKDAFELFQGLDARISEEALMTFSRIQLIKERPEELPRQKRRAMQLSHGDAAVRTEPIKRESQKIGRNDPCPCGSGKKYKKCCGINE; from the coding sequence ATGATTGGTGACCTAATAAAGAAGATATTTGGCAGTAAAAATGATCGGGAGCTTAAAAGAATACAACCGATCGTGGAGAGCATAAATTCGCATGAACCTTTTTTTAAATCTCTTACAGATGAGCAGCTCAGGGAAAAGACCGGCGAATTCAAAGATAGGCTGAAAAATGGAGCAACCCTCGAAGAGATTTTACCTGAGGCATTTGCTGCTGTAAGGGAGGCATCCGTGAGGGTGCTGAACATGCGTCATTATGATGTACAGCTCATAGGCGGTATTGTTCTCCATGAGGGGTGCATATCCGAGATGAAGACAGGTGAAGGAAAAACCCTTGCAGCAACCCTGCCTCTATATCTGAATGCCCTTACCGGAAGAGGGGTTCATCTGATAACAGTGAATGATTACCTTGCAAAGCGCGACGCTGAATGGATGGGTGGCATATACGGGATGCTGGGCCTTTCTATCGGAGTAATTGTTCACGGGATGACAGATAAGGAGAGAAAAGATGCCTACGCATGTGACATCACATACGGTACGAACAATGAATTCGGATTTGATTACCTCAGGGATAACATGAAATTTGATATGAATGACCTTGTCCAGCGTGATTATTATTACGCTATTGTGGATGAGGTTGACAGTATCCTTATTGATGAGGCGAGGACACCCCTTATCATAAGCGGCCCTGTGGAACATAGTGAAAACAAGATATACATGGAGGCCAAGCCCCTGGTCATCAGTCTAAAAAGAAAACAGAGCGCTGTGATAAGGACAATGCTGAGTGATGCGAAGGAGAGGCTGAATAAGGGCGATGCGGATGAAGAAACCATCCAGATACTTCTGAGGGTAAAGAGGGGTGACCCTAAAAATCCTGGATTTCTTGATCTCCTTGCAAAAAACCATTCCCTTGGTAAGCGCATCGATAATGAAGAGAGCGCCATGAGGAGTCAGAAGATACTCCCAGAGCTGGACAAAGAGCTTTACTGCATCATAGACGAGCGTGGCAATTCTGTGGAATTAACAGAAAAGGGGATCAAGTACCTTTCTGAAAGCGGGGCAGGGGATTTTTCTCTCCCTGATATAGAGGAAGAAAGTTACAATGTCCGTGAAAATAAAGAGCTGTCTGACCTGGAGAAGGCGGAAAGGCTCAGGGAGCTTGAAGCGAATTTCATGCGTACATCGGAGCTTCTGCACGCCACCCAGCAGCTTATCAAGGCATACTGGCTTTTCGAAAAGGATGTCCAGTATGTGATAAAGGATGATGAGGTGGTCATCGTTGATGAGTTTACAGGCCGTATGATGCCGGGCAGAAGGTGGAGTGACGGTCTGCACCAGGCGGTTGAGGCCAAGGAGGGCGTAAAGGTTGCAGAAGAAAACCAGACCCTTGCCACGATTACCTTTCAGAATTTTTTCAGGATGTATGAAAAGCTGGCAGGTATGACAGGCACAGCTGATACCGAGGCCGGTGAATTTCATAACATCTATAAACTGGGTGTTATGGTTATCCCGACCAATAAGGGGATGATCCGCAAGGATTTTCCTGATGTCATATACAAGACCGAACGTGAGAAATATAATGCGGTTGTCGAGGAAATCAAAGAGCTATACGAAAAAGGTCAGCCCGTGCTGGTGGGTACAATCTCCATAGAAAAATCCGAGGTTCTCTCAAAAATGCTTAAAAGAGCGGGCGTACCCCATGAAGTTCTGAATGCCAAGCATCACCAGAAAGAGGCGGAAATTATCGCCAAGGCCGGACAGTATAAGACTGTTACCATATCGACCAATATGGCCGGGCGTGGAACAGATATAGTGCTTGGGGAAGGGGTCAAGGAGCTCGGTGGGCTTCATATCCTAGGAACCGAAAGGCACGAGAGCAGGCGCATTGATAACCAGTTGAGAGGCCGCGCAGGCCGCCAGGGAGACCCGGGCTCTTCAAGATTCTATCTTTCACTTGAGGATGATCTTTTAAGGATATTCGGCTCTGACAGAATTTCTTCCATCATGGAGCGACTCGGCATGGAAGAGGGAGAACCAATAGAAGCAAACCTGATATCAAGGGCCATAGAGAATGCACAGAAAAAGGTTGAGGCCCATAATTTTGATATGAGAAAACATCTCCTTGAATATGATGATGTGATGAATAAACACAGAGAGATAATCTACTCCCAGAGACGCAACATATTAAAGGGAGAAGGCATTGATGAACTTATTAATGATATGATTGAAGGAAAGATAGAAACCTTGGTAGCTGAACATAGCGATCCTAAAGCCTATCCTGAAGACTGGAATATCCAGGGCCTGATAGAGGGCGCTATAAGGTTTTTTGGTGTGCGGCCAAGGATCAGTGTTGATGATATTGGTAAAGAAGAGTTTGATGCACTCACTCCACAATCCCTTACAGGGCTGATCATGAAACAGGTTAAGGATGCCCATGAGGCCAGGATGGCAGGCATAAAAATTGACCAGCTCCAGTCAGTCCAGAGGATTATAATGCTCCAGATACTGGATAAAGAGTGGCTCAGGCATCTCCAGGACATGGATCACCTCAAAGAGGGGATCGGCTTAAGGGGATACGCACAGCAGGATCCTTTAAAGGAGTACAAAAAAGATGCCTTTGAGCTGTTCCAGGGGCTTGATGCAAGGATAAGCGAAGAGGCGCTAATGACCTTTTCAAGGATACAGCTCATAAAGGAGAGGCCTGAAGAGCTTCCGCGCCAGAAGAGGAGGGCTATGCAGCTAAGCCATGGTGATGCAGCGGTCAGGACGGAACCGATAAAAAGAGAGAGCCAGAAAATAGGGAGAAATGATCCATGCCCCTGTGGCAGCGGCAAAAAATACAAAAAGTGCTGCGGGATTAATGAGTAA
- the argJ gene encoding bifunctional glutamate N-acetyltransferase/amino-acid acetyltransferase ArgJ, whose translation METNTSIKGFKAAYTACGLKKNNAHDIALIYSEAPAASAAVFTTNRVKAAPVIVSMENIANGSARAIIVNSGNANACTGEEGLKNAKETTFLVAERLGISPDEVLIASTGVIGAQLDMKKIEKAIPELVKNLNPEGINGVVKAIMTTDSFPKVSTFSAKVKGVEYHIMGLAKGAGMIMPNMATMLCFIMTDINISRPLLKKALAQGVNDSFNKITVDGDTSTNDTVFVMANGLAGNEEPDEASFNEFKKGLTHIMYDLAKMIVKDGEGATKVIHISVKGAASPQDAKNAASTIANSSLVKTAFYGEDPNWGRIMAALGRSGIEMKENMVDILIDDIKIVKGGLGQGVEREKEAAVIMKNPEIFLTVELNVGVSNDWITTCDLTHDYVSINADYRS comes from the coding sequence ATGGAAACCAATACCAGTATAAAAGGGTTTAAGGCTGCTTATACTGCCTGTGGCCTGAAAAAGAACAACGCACATGATATTGCGCTGATATATTCCGAAGCACCAGCGGCCTCAGCCGCTGTCTTCACAACAAACAGGGTCAAGGCGGCGCCTGTTATCGTTAGCATGGAGAATATAGCAAATGGCAGTGCCAGGGCGATTATTGTAAATTCAGGGAATGCAAATGCCTGCACCGGGGAAGAGGGGCTCAAGAATGCAAAGGAGACCACATTTTTGGTTGCAGAGCGCCTTGGCATATCACCTGATGAGGTCTTGATAGCTTCAACCGGTGTGATAGGCGCCCAGTTGGACATGAAAAAGATAGAAAAGGCCATACCAGAACTGGTAAAAAACCTTAACCCTGAGGGGATAAATGGCGTGGTAAAGGCCATTATGACGACAGACTCATTTCCCAAGGTCAGCACATTCAGCGCAAAGGTTAAGGGCGTGGAATACCATATTATGGGGTTAGCCAAGGGTGCAGGCATGATAATGCCCAACATGGCAACCATGCTCTGTTTTATCATGACTGACATAAACATCAGCAGACCGCTTTTAAAAAAGGCACTTGCTCAGGGGGTAAATGATTCTTTTAATAAGATAACCGTTGACGGTGATACCAGCACAAACGATACTGTTTTTGTAATGGCAAACGGGCTAGCCGGCAATGAAGAGCCTGATGAGGCATCCTTTAACGAGTTTAAAAAGGGGTTGACCCATATAATGTATGACCTTGCAAAGATGATCGTGAAAGATGGCGAGGGGGCAACCAAGGTGATACACATAAGTGTCAAAGGGGCAGCCTCTCCTCAAGATGCAAAGAATGCTGCAAGTACAATAGCCAATTCAAGCCTTGTAAAGACTGCATTTTACGGAGAAGATCCTAACTGGGGCAGGATCATGGCCGCACTTGGGAGGTCAGGTATAGAGATGAAGGAAAATATGGTTGATATCCTCATTGATGATATAAAAATAGTAAAGGGTGGCCTGGGGCAGGGTGTTGAAAGAGAAAAAGAGGCTGCTGTTATTATGAAAAATCCTGAGATTTTTCTTACTGTTGAGTTGAATGTGGGGGTGTCTAACGACTGGATAACCACATGCGACCTGACCCATGATTATGTGTCAATAAATGCGGATTATAGATCTTAA
- a CDS encoding zf-HC2 domain-containing protein: MKANNEIICGTEIISRFMDNELHGDDLITVEKHIDSCESCRKRLDIYSKIGSGLNSFINAEASLQGQEIVEGVISRIRQKGNWLQGFKELVLSRRTFIPAGVALSIALASLIFLNNPAPAGPSAIISSLSGTGSLTIVVTPETRQTILWVNENG, translated from the coding sequence GTGAAGGCCAACAATGAAATAATATGCGGCACCGAAATAATAAGCCGGTTCATGGATAATGAGCTCCACGGGGATGATCTTATTACAGTGGAGAAACACATTGATTCCTGTGAATCATGCAGGAAACGGCTTGATATTTACAGCAAGATCGGTTCGGGCCTGAATTCTTTTATAAACGCTGAAGCTTCGCTGCAAGGTCAGGAGATTGTAGAAGGGGTTATCAGCAGGATCAGGCAGAAGGGCAACTGGTTACAGGGTTTCAAGGAACTGGTTCTTTCAAGAAGGACCTTTATACCTGCAGGAGTCGCTTTGTCTATTGCACTGGCATCATTGATATTTCTTAACAACCCTGCACCTGCCGGACCAAGCGCTATAATATCATCCCTTTCAGGGACAGGTTCTTTAACGATAGTTGTGACACCTGAAACAAGACAAACCATCTTATGGGTTAATGAAAATGGATAA
- the uvrC gene encoding excinuclease ABC subunit UvrC has translation MIPSEQNRFDLKSGAFKKEFPNDPGVYIFRDSAERVIYVGKAKNLKNRVSSYFNSPADMTPKTVMMVSKARYLEFILTSSENEAFLLESSLIKKHIPRYNIVLRDDKQYPYLKIPTDEPYPRLEFVRKLKNDGAVYFGPYSSSGALRDTTRLINRIFRLRKCSMNFMAARTRPCLNYQLGRCLAPCTSDISKDEYAAIVKNVRLFLEGRSRELIKQLETDMKKYAAEEKYEDAARVRDQIKAVSKTIETQNVSSTRGEDQDIIGVAQENGVSQVVIFFSRKGIITGNRDFRFENQGVLPSEVIEAFLKQYYTEDGYVPKNILISHPVDESGAISEWLSSLAGKRITIHCPVRGKRIGMTNLAVKNAVSILNRTENRSPADILEMAKTALNLKKTPYRIEAMDISNMQGNQAVGTIVAFVDARPHRKGYRNFRIRDVKGIDDYEMMSEMVKRRLSHGDLPDLFVIDGGKGHLMAVSRVLAGLPKEIEQPALVAVAKEREQGVTGDKLYLSGRKNPLRLNADHPVLLMIMGIRDEVHRRAVGFHRKLRKKETVKSALDRIPGIGPSKRNLLLKQFGSLEAIKQASEDELAKVRGITKTMAVRIKELFLASEES, from the coding sequence ATGATCCCATCTGAACAGAACAGGTTTGATTTAAAATCAGGAGCTTTCAAAAAGGAATTTCCGAACGACCCGGGTGTCTACATATTCAGGGACAGTGCTGAAAGGGTTATATATGTAGGAAAGGCCAAAAACCTCAAGAACAGGGTATCTTCCTATTTTAACTCCCCAGCTGATATGACACCAAAGACTGTCATGATGGTATCAAAAGCAAGGTATCTGGAATTCATACTAACCTCCTCCGAAAATGAGGCATTTTTACTTGAAAGTTCCCTTATTAAAAAACATATACCCAGGTACAATATTGTTCTGAGGGATGATAAACAGTATCCATACCTGAAGATCCCCACAGATGAACCATACCCCAGGCTGGAGTTTGTAAGGAAGCTCAAAAACGACGGGGCAGTTTATTTCGGGCCATATTCTTCATCAGGGGCACTCAGGGATACCACAAGGCTCATAAACAGGATTTTCAGACTAAGAAAATGCTCTATGAATTTTATGGCAGCAAGGACAAGGCCCTGCCTCAATTATCAGCTGGGCAGATGCCTTGCACCATGTACCAGCGATATTTCAAAAGATGAATATGCTGCAATTGTGAAAAATGTCAGGCTTTTCCTTGAGGGGAGGAGTCGGGAACTGATAAAGCAGCTTGAAACCGATATGAAAAAATATGCAGCAGAAGAAAAATATGAGGATGCAGCAAGGGTAAGGGATCAGATAAAGGCGGTTTCAAAGACTATTGAGACCCAGAATGTCTCATCAACCAGGGGTGAAGACCAGGATATAATAGGGGTTGCACAGGAAAACGGAGTATCACAGGTAGTCATATTCTTTTCAAGAAAAGGGATTATCACCGGAAATAGGGATTTCAGGTTTGAAAACCAGGGAGTTTTACCCTCTGAGGTGATCGAGGCATTTCTGAAACAGTATTATACTGAAGACGGTTATGTGCCAAAAAATATACTTATTTCCCATCCGGTTGATGAATCAGGAGCCATTTCCGAATGGCTTTCCTCCCTGGCAGGTAAAAGAATAACTATACACTGCCCTGTCCGTGGCAAAAGGATCGGCATGACAAACCTGGCCGTTAAAAATGCGGTAAGTATTCTGAATAGAACGGAAAACAGAAGCCCTGCTGATATCCTTGAGATGGCAAAAACAGCCTTGAATCTTAAGAAGACACCATACAGGATAGAGGCAATGGATATATCCAATATGCAGGGAAACCAGGCGGTTGGTACGATTGTTGCATTTGTAGATGCCAGGCCGCATAGAAAGGGGTACAGGAATTTCAGGATCAGAGATGTGAAGGGCATAGATGATTATGAGATGATGTCAGAGATGGTTAAAAGGCGCCTTTCACATGGTGATCTCCCTGACCTCTTTGTTATTGATGGCGGAAAGGGGCATCTGATGGCAGTTAGCCGTGTTCTGGCAGGGCTGCCGAAAGAGATAGAACAGCCTGCACTGGTCGCTGTTGCAAAGGAGAGGGAGCAGGGCGTTACTGGCGACAAGCTCTATCTTTCTGGTAGAAAAAATCCTCTGCGGCTGAACGCTGATCATCCGGTGCTACTGATGATCATGGGGATAAGGGATGAGGTTCACAGGAGGGCTGTGGGCTTTCATCGAAAACTGAGAAAGAAGGAGACTGTAAAATCCGCCCTTGACCGGATACCGGGCATAGGGCCATCAAAGAGGAACCTGCTTTTAAAGCAGTTTGGAAGCCTGGAGGCAATAAAACAGGCAAGCGAAGATGAACTTGCAAAGGTGAGAGGAATAACAAAAACAATGGCTGTTAGGATCAAAGAGCTGTTTTTGGCCTCTGAAGAGAGTTGA
- a CDS encoding sigma-70 family RNA polymerase sigma factor — protein MADSDEDRLVLDLKNRDEKAYGMLVSQYQAKLRNVAYGITLDAEESADIIQDVFLKAYTGIERFKGESSLYTWLRRITINESLNWVRKWKRRFRWQHQSIDQEEGNAPDLVSDRPDPEESLDNRQLSGMVKKALESLPEKARTILILKEVEGLSYDEIGELMGINKGTVSSRIFYAREKLRESLKGVESEGQQ, from the coding sequence ATGGCCGATTCAGATGAAGATAGGCTGGTATTGGACCTTAAAAACCGGGATGAAAAGGCCTATGGAATGCTTGTCTCCCAGTATCAGGCGAAACTTAGGAATGTCGCCTACGGGATAACCCTTGATGCAGAGGAAAGCGCTGATATTATTCAGGATGTTTTTCTTAAGGCCTATACTGGAATAGAAAGATTCAAGGGCGAATCATCCCTTTATACCTGGTTGAGGCGTATTACGATAAATGAGAGCCTTAACTGGGTAAGGAAATGGAAAAGGCGTTTCAGGTGGCAGCATCAGTCCATTGATCAGGAGGAGGGAAACGCCCCTGATCTGGTCTCGGACAGGCCCGACCCTGAAGAGAGCCTGGACAACAGGCAGCTCTCCGGGATGGTAAAAAAGGCACTTGAGAGTCTTCCTGAAAAGGCGAGGACGATCCTGATCTTAAAGGAGGTTGAAGGGTTATCCTATGATGAGATAGGCGAGCTCATGGGGATCAACAAGGGGACTGTAAGTTCAAGGATATTTTATGCGCGTGAAAAATTAAGGGAATCTCTTAAAGGTGTTGAAAGTGAAGGCCAACAATGA
- a CDS encoding BlaI/MecI/CopY family transcriptional regulator yields the protein MAKRQEGNKFFYKPTKPRSHAAGALVFDIGDRIFGGSCVEMVKAFFNHSTVTPDELRQLQELIDKYKE from the coding sequence CTGGCAAAGAGGCAGGAAGGAAACAAATTTTTCTACAAACCGACAAAACCGCGCAGCCACGCTGCTGGCGCCCTTGTTTTCGATATTGGAGATCGGATTTTTGGGGGCTCCTGTGTTGAAATGGTAAAAGCCTTTTTTAATCATTCTACTGTTACACCGGATGAGCTAAGACAGTTACAGGAACTTATCGATAAATATAAGGAGTGA
- a CDS encoding M23 family metallopeptidase, whose protein sequence is MAFKKVTIVILPDGVNSVKQIKIPKMFIGLAVILVLSALSFIGWASNDYCRIRSQIPLNAQLLEENRQQKAQLASLANKIDKINTKMVELKKFDNKLKIMVNIEPGDDSTPFLGVGGSDPSLMNAEYSIEKAHQKLVRLMHQSLDNLDTEIAVQTQEKTELYSFLDNRKSMFSCTPSIWPAKGWVSSKFGYRVSPFTNEKEFHNGLDISAKSGSPIIAPADGIVTGIEKSYGYGNLLTVNHGYGLKTRYAHLSKILVKKGQAVKRGDTIANMGSTGRSTGPHLHYEVFLEGVPVDPTRYILN, encoded by the coding sequence GTGGCTTTCAAAAAGGTAACAATAGTAATTCTTCCGGATGGTGTTAATTCCGTCAAACAGATAAAGATTCCGAAGATGTTTATTGGATTAGCCGTTATCCTTGTCTTATCGGCCCTCTCATTTATTGGGTGGGCCTCCAATGACTACTGCAGGATAAGGTCTCAGATACCACTCAATGCACAACTGCTTGAAGAAAACAGGCAACAGAAGGCCCAGCTTGCCTCTCTTGCAAATAAAATAGATAAGATCAATACCAAGATGGTTGAACTCAAAAAGTTTGATAACAAGCTCAAGATAATGGTGAACATTGAACCAGGTGATGACAGCACCCCATTCCTGGGTGTTGGCGGTTCTGACCCAAGTCTGATGAATGCTGAATATTCTATTGAAAAGGCACATCAGAAACTTGTTAGGCTGATGCACCAGTCACTGGATAATCTGGATACTGAAATTGCTGTCCAGACACAGGAAAAGACGGAGCTATACAGTTTTCTTGATAACCGGAAATCCATGTTTTCCTGCACCCCATCCATATGGCCTGCAAAGGGATGGGTAAGTTCAAAGTTTGGTTACCGGGTTTCACCATTTACAAATGAGAAGGAATTTCACAATGGTCTGGATATCTCGGCAAAAAGCGGTTCGCCCATAATTGCCCCTGCTGATGGCATTGTCACTGGCATTGAAAAGAGCTATGGTTACGGGAATCTGTTAACTGTAAATCACGGATATGGCCTGAAAACAAGGTATGCCCATCTCTCAAAGATACTGGTCAAAAAAGGACAGGCGGTAAAACGCGGTGATACCATCGCTAACATGGGTAGCACAGGCCGTTCGACCGGCCCACATCTCCATTATGAGGTGTTCCTTGAGGGGGTACCGGTAGATCCAACCCGCTATATTCTGAATTGA